One Ictalurus punctatus breed USDA103 chromosome 10, Coco_2.0, whole genome shotgun sequence genomic region harbors:
- the ing5a gene encoding inhibitor of growth protein 5a, translating to MTTAIYLEHYLDSIENLPCELQRNFTLMRELDNRTEEKKGEIDKLAEEYITNVRNLASEQRVEHLQKIQSAYSKCKEYSDDKVQLAMQTYEMVDKHIRRLDADLARFENELKEKLDVSGYESPESRALKKGGGRGLKDKRGSKGRGRKCSDEDSPRKKKIKNSPDFQESLLPVHPSDVLDMPVDPNEPTYCLCHQVSYGEMIGCDNPDCPIEWFHFACVDLTTKPKGKWFCPRCTQDRKKK from the exons ATGACGACGGCGATATACCTCGAACACTATCTTGACA GCATTGAAAACTTGCCATGTGAACTACAAAGAAACTTCACCCTGATGCGGGAGCTGGACAACAGGACAGAGG AAAAGAAGGGAGAGATTGATAAACTTGCAGAAGAGTACATCACAAATGTCCGGAACCTGGCGTCTGAGCAGAGGGTGGAACATCTGCAGAAGATTCAGAGCGCCTACAGCAAATGTAAAGAATACAGTGATGACAAAGTGCAACTTGCCATGCAGACGTATGAAATG GTTGACAAGCACATCCGAAGGCTGGACGCAGACCTGGCCCGCTTCGAGAACGAGCTAAAAGAGAAGCTGGATGTCAGTGGTTATGAGAGTCCTGAGAGTAGAGCACTAAAAA aaggAGGAGGCAGAGGGCTTAAGGATAAGCGAGGATCCAAAGGCAGAGGAAGAAAATGTTCAGATGAAGACTCACCtcgaaagaaaaaaattaaaaacag TCCTGATTTCCAGGAGTCCCTATTGCCCGTGCACCCATCAGATGTCCTGGACATGCCAGTGGACCCCAACGAGCCCACATACTGTTTGTGCCATCAAGTGTCGTATGGAGAAATGATTGGATGTGACAACCCTGAT tgtcCAATCGAATGGTTTCACTTTGCATGTGTGGATCTCACAACAAAGCCCAAAGGAAAATG GTTTTGTCCGCGGTGCACCCAGGATCGGAAGAAGAAATAA
- the cep19 gene encoding centrosomal protein of 19 kDa: MAIIAKRCGIKFDPPSVILIYEDEHTSKLRKRVMPVRSFSQFSDCSRAAERLKLHPRHGHYLDLVSVEQLVRLHMVLRDHLRGLSVEESLREQRRSHTHEEDLNKLSDEELNRRKAQMDVLFELNRRHKDDPDFVYDLEVEFPDNSVRETCSWDQSDEEF, from the exons ATGGCTATAATAGCCAAACGATGTGGGATTAAGTTTGATCCACCTTCAGTCATTCTCATATATGAAGATGAACATACAAGCAAGTTGCGTAAAAGAGTAATGCCAGTGAGGAGCTTTTCACAGTTCTCGG ACTGCAGCAGGGCTGCAGAGAGACTGAAGCTTCATCCCCGTCACGGACATTACCTGGATTTGGTGTCAGTGGAGCAGCTGGTGAGGTTACACATGGTGCTCCGGGACCACTTGCGAGGTCTCAGTGTGGAGGAGAGTCTGAGAGAACAGcgtcgctctcacacacacgagGAAGATCTCAACAAGCTCAGTGATGAAGAGCTGAACCGCCGCAAAGCGCAAATGGACGTGCTGTTCGAGCTCAACCGGCGCCACAAAGACGACCCAGACTTTGTATACGACCTCGAGGTGGAGTTTCCTGATAACAGCGTACGGGAAACCTGCAGCTGGGACCAATCAGATGAAGAGTTTTGA